The genomic DNA TCAACAGAATATTACTTTTTTCTAACTCAACATCTGACTCTGTATGAAAATGTAGTTTTTTGTAATGATTGTATACAGCAACGGCAAGAATTTTCTTTGCATCATCCTGACCAATTACATATTTATCAAGCTGTGCCTTAATTTCAGAAGGATGCGGGAGAGATAAGGAATCTGAAATTTCAGTGTATTCTTCCTCCTCTTCTACCCCATACAGATCAGCTAAGATGTCATTGCATAGTTCAACACACTCATCACAAACGTAGACACCAGATCCAATAGGGCTTGCAATGAGTTTGCGCACTTCCTCTTGGCTCTTATCGCAAAAGGAGCAGCGCTGGGCATCAATAATGTCCTGCATAAAAATCTCCCAATTTATTCACTAACGACTACAATATCGCTTTAGGCATGTATAAATCGTTTGATATCGATACACATTAGGCATCACGCCCAACTTCTTCAGCAGACCGACGGGAAGCAACTGAATCAATAATACCGTATTCGAGAGCCTCTTGGGCTGTCATATAAAAATCGCGGTCTGCATCCGTCTCAATTTTATCCGGCGATTGTCCCGTGTGCTCTGCTAAGATGGCGTATAGCCTTTCGCGCTCTCGTAGAATCTCCCTCGCATGGATATCAATATCAGACGCCTGACCGCTAATACCACTGGTAAGAGGTTGATGAATGAGGGTCTTGGAGTGTGGCAAGGCATACCGTTTTCCACTTGTGCCACCGGCAAGCAAGACCGCACCCATGCTGTAGGCTCGCCCGACGCACCACGTTTGTACATCAGGTCTGATATACTGCATTGTGTCATAGATTGCTAACCCGGCCTCTATACCGCCACCCGGAGTGTTTACGTAAAGCACGATATCCGCATCAGGATTATCACTCTCTAAAAAGAGCATCTGAGCCGTGACACTGTTCGCGACATTATCATCAATTACCGAACCAACTATAATGATTCGATCTCTCAGCAGTCGCGAGTAAATATCGTAAGAGCGCTCGCCGCGACTCGTTTGTTCCACAACAATCGGAACAAGATTCATGCTAAAATTTCTCCTCAAACCCTGACAGGATGCTTTTTTATTATCAAATAATCAGAGACTGTTTGGCAGAAGAACGTTGAATCAGAAGACGGTAAACCTTATCATTCCGCAGCGTGTCGCGAAACTCCTCCAAACGATTGCTCTCCCTCAACAAACTCGCATATTTTTGAGGGTCGCGATTTTGCTGTTCGGCGATACGCCGAATTTCTACATCCAACTCATCGTCCGTGACTCTAATATTTTCACGCTCGGCAATGACATCAAACATCCACGCCTGCTTCGTTTGCTTGATTGCATCCTCGCGCAATTCCGTCGGCAACTTTTCCATATCTATTCCCGCTTGCTCAGGAGTTTGTCCCTCTTGCCTTAATCGTTGGAGAATGTTTTGAACCGTTTGATGCACATGCTGATCAACAATAGATTCAGGAATATCAATCGCCGTTTTTTCGATTAGCTGTTGAAGGATGTCCT from Candidatus Poribacteria bacterium includes the following:
- a CDS encoding ATP-dependent Clp protease proteolytic subunit; translated protein: MNLVPIVVEQTSRGERSYDIYSRLLRDRIIIVGSVIDDNVANSVTAQMLFLESDNPDADIVLYVNTPGGGIEAGLAIYDTMQYIRPDVQTWCVGRAYSMGAVLLAGGTSGKRYALPHSKTLIHQPLTSGISGQASDIDIHAREILRERERLYAILAEHTGQSPDKIETDADRDFYMTAQEALEYGIIDSVASRRSAEEVGRDA